The following coding sequences lie in one Arachis hypogaea cultivar Tifrunner chromosome 9, arahy.Tifrunner.gnm2.J5K5, whole genome shotgun sequence genomic window:
- the LOC112711019 gene encoding uncharacterized protein, producing the protein MASAWLHLRPPLSKLSQQRAHQITSLTSLKFTTSTKTNFITKPLSVRFALTQSDSSNSKSIEPDPSALLQHIADSFDLPSDYFAQLPRDLRLDLNDAAFDLSKGPVLDECGQELGEILLNITRAWERGDTSASYSLLTKLPSMEENLTGSAKSALGKRLVSAGRRFQSMGQYGQGEPQKIAKAMITAGKALSAISTSARIDEQPKEAARMLKFGELQLEITPDNANIGAVIGVVFGILSFEIANGIENIPESSLQYANDNALLLAKSLRGALLALFYCSTVLSAFTTVGLVLLGIQLRSKKD; encoded by the exons atGGCTTCAGCTTGGCTTCATCTCCGTCCTCCTCTCTCTAAATTGTCTCAACAGAGAGCACACCAAATTACTTCCCTGACCTCACTCAAATTCACCACTTCCACCAAAACCAACTTCATCACGAAACCTCTCTCAGTGCGCTTCGCTTTAACCCAGTCTGACTCCTCCAATTCCAAATCCATCGAACCTGATCCCTCCGCGCTTCTCCAACATATTGCC GACAGTTTTGATCTTCCTTCTGATTACTTCGCTCAGCTTCCCCGGGATCTTCGTTTGGAT CTGAACGATGCCGCATTCGATCTATCAAAGGGACCAGTCTTGGACGAG TGTGGGCAAGAGTTGGGGGAAATACTGCTAAACATCACCCGGGCATGGGAACGTGGCGACACGTCAGCTTCCTACTCTTTATTGACCAAGCTTCCTTCTATGGAGGAGAATTTGACAGGCAGTGCCAAATCAG CACTTGGCAAGCGGTTGGTATCTGCTGGAAGAAGGTTCCAGTCAATGGGTCAGTATGGCCAAGGTGAGCCACAAAAG ATTGCAAAAGCAATGATCACAGCTGGGAAAGCTCTATCAGCTATTTCAACTTCTGCAAGAATAGATGAACAACCGAAAGAAGCAGCTAGGATGCTGAAG TTCGGAGAATTGCAGCTTGAAATAACACCAGACAACGCTAATATCGGTGCGGTAATTGGAGTTGTTTTTGG GATCCTTTCATTTGAAATAGCTAATGGAATTGAAAACATTCCAGAGAGTTCCTTGCAGTACGCAAATGACAATGCACTGCTGCTCGCTAAG TCTTTAAGGGGAGCCTTGCTTGCTCTATTCTACTGTTCCACGGTCCTGTCTGCATTCACAACAGTTGGGCTTGTTCTACTTGGGATACAACTAAGATCAAAGAAAGATTGA